The Capra hircus breed San Clemente chromosome 25, ASM170441v1, whole genome shotgun sequence nucleotide sequence TCAGGACCTCCGTCCACGGGGTCAGCCAGGCTGCCCTAAGCAGACGAGGCCACGCCTGGCTCCACAGGCAGCAGCGGGCCCTGGTGTGCAGCCTGGGGCCACAGTAGCTCCCGGGAGACCCCCAAGCTGACCCCGTTGACCACCTCAGAGAGAGGGAGTAGGAGGGGGAAAGGTGGGACACTCGGAGGCAGGCAGGGGCCCCACCCAGACCCCGGGGGCGGCGGCCACAGCAGCGCCCACCTCGTCTGCGGGGGGCGGCAAAGCAGGCAGGCTGGCTCCAGTCACTCCACACGCCCTCGTATCGCTCCTCCTCCGCCACCTCGCCCTCCAGGGCGGCCATCTGGACGCGCAGCCGGGCCTCATAGGCAGAACCGGAGTCCAGCTCGGCGGCTTCAAGTTTGAGCCAGGTCACCCCAACGATGTGATCCTTGTGCCGAGCCCACTGGGGATGAGGACAGTCGGGAGATGCTGGTGGGGAGACTGGGCCGTCAGCCCTAGAGGACATGCATGCGGGGACGCTGCCCATGTCCACAAGCTTACATGCATTCACTTGCGTGCACACTCATCCACACAGGCAGGCCCTGTggacacgcgcacacacacacagaggcacactcACCACTCTGCACTCACACACCCTTGGCTCTGGCCACTGCCTGCCTCGTAATTCCAAGGTGAAAGCACCCTGGGTGGGAAGACCAGCATCTCCTGCTGCTTCCAGGACAGACGGGCCCCAGGGTGGGTAGCCCAGCTTCACCTCCCAggcttcctcctgcctcttgAAGGCCAGCTCATAGCTGAGGAGCATGGCTAGTGGCTCCAGAGCAGGATTGACGCTCCAGGTCAGGACACAGTGCTCAGAGCTGACGTTGCTCTGCAAGTCCGAGGGGGGGTCCAGCTTCACTGAAACAGAGCAAAGCCACGTGAGGGTGTGTGGGTCAGCAAGCCCAAGACTGGGGATCAGAAAGATTCCCGGGAAGGATGAGGGTGTGACCAAGGCCCTCTCGGAACAAGGCCTCCCTGGGAGACTGGTCCAGAGAGGGCCCAGGTGGGACGAGCCAGCCCCTGAGGCAGCCAAGGTGCGTCTCGAATCTAAGCTGGTGTGCCTGAAGTGCATTTCAAGGGACTCACACTGCAGCTTCAGCCCCAACTCAAAGCCCTGCTCCTTCATCCTCCTCGGGACCTGAGCCCTCCAGCAACCAGTGGGCCCGCCCCTCGCCCCCCGGTCCCCACCTGCTGCAAGCCCTGGATCTGTCTGCAGGGACTGGGCGCACTGACTGGGTGGCGGGGGTTATGGGCGGTGGGCTCTGTGGCCAGGGGGTTCCCAGCCAACACACCCGACCCAGGTCTCACCGTGTCTCCGGGGCAGATACTGTGGATCCACCAGGCTGACCTGCTCCTTCCCAGAGATGTGGCGGTGGAAGGTGATGGTGAAGTTGTCAGCAGGCACGAGAACCTCCTCAGGCGGCAGCTCCACGGTGCACACGTCAGCCCAGAAGACACACTTGTGCTTGCTGCCCGGCACAACGTTGCTGGAAAGGATGCGTGTGGGCACCAAGGGACCATGGCCCCCCCCagctccctgccctctgcccccgcTCTCCGGCCTCACCTGGTGAAGAGCAGCCAGGAGCCAGCCCCCTGGCCCGGCGCTGGGCCAGGCCAGCGGCACTCAATCCTGAGGATGTTGTTATTGTGGCAGGTGAAAGCCCCAGGCCCCGGCCCTGGGAACAGTAACCGTGGCAAGTCCACCGTGGCTGCCTCGGGGCAGGGCCGGGGTGGGGAGGGCCTGGCGCTGACCCTCTCTGACAGGGAAGGCCCAAGAGAAGGAGCCCCGAGGTGACCACGGCGGGGCTGGGCACCACAAGGGGACGGGCTCTGACCGTGTGCCCTGGGTGGGGCTGAAGACCCGACTGGTCTGCGGAAGACAGCACCCGCAGCCCAGACCCTGCCCCACTCTGCACCTACACCCCCCGCACGCCCTGAGCCAGCCCTCACCTCCTCTGTCCCCCAGGACGGGGACCCCCAGGCCGAGCCAGGCGCAGACACAGGCGCAGAGCAGGAAGCAGGTGCCTGCCTCTCGCATCAGAACTTCGCTCTGCAAGGTCCAACCTGGAAGAGGCTGGGCTGAGGGGCTGTGCTGAGAGCACCGGCCCCCCGAGGCGGCACTGTGGGGAGGGCGCGTCAAGCAAGCCACCACCCACTCCCTCATCCCATCCCGTGAAGGAGGCCGAGCACCGCAGGGGAGCGGCACCCGCCGGAGCTCAAGCTCAGGCCTCCCGGGTCTGAATCAGCCACGTGTGCAGGTCTGTCCAGCAGGCAACGCTCCGAGCCTGGGCCCCAGGTCCCTCCTGCAGGGGAGGCAGGGTTGGGGGAACACAGTTGTGGACGACAACCGAAGGGCGGATCTGCTGGAGCCCCTGGCGTCACACCTGGGCCAACTGTGCAGGGTGTATCATCCACGCTGAGTTCCCACCAGAGCCACGAGGGGCGGGGAGCTGACCCCAGGGCTCTGCCCCAGGACAGCAGAGGAAAGGCAGCGGGTGTCCACGCGCCCGCCAGCACCTCCCACACTGTGGCCACAGGCCTGTCCCGAGGAGCCCTGCAGGGGACAGCACCCCGGGGTggggctcccagtgcagggggctgggtGCGAGGAAGCACCTGCTGACGCCCTGTCACCCCATTTTTGCAGCCCCAGATGGTACACTGATAGCTCCTTCACAGGAAGCAGGGCCAGCCTGGTTATGCAAGCCTGATGGGTGATAAGGACTCTCAGAAAAGCAGGAGACAAGCACAGACCGCAGCACGGAAGCGCTCAGAGCCCACACCCACTCTCCCAGCAGCAgacaccctcccccacccaccgcAGCCTCCTCATGGACCCACAGGACAGACCCCTGTCGGGTCAACAGGCAGGAAGACCCCACCTGCCCCTGGACTGAAGCATCGCCTGCCACAAACCGCCCAGCAGTCATAGGTGGAGGGAGCTGGCTCTCAGGGAGCCCGAGATGGGGTCAGAGGGGGCACCAGGATGCCGGGGGCGGGAAGCGGGCACCAGGAtgtgggggggcagggggcactTAGGATGTGGGGGGCAGGGGACATTTAGGATGTGGGACAGGAAGAAGCACCAGGATGGCCCCAGGGAGGCCCAATCACACCCAGAGGAGACAGGCCGCGGGGCGGCCGCGACGCAGGATGGGCCCCCACGGGAGAGCGGCCCCACATGCCCGTCCTGCGGGGGCCGGGCTGACATCCCCACCCAGCTTGTGCCTTCCCACTGGCCGTGGACACGGCCTTCAGCACACAGCACTCTTGCCCCTTTGCCCAACCCCGTTTCCTCCCTGGCCTCGGGGTCAAGGTCTAGCCAGATGACCCCCAGCCCACAGCCTGCCTTCCGGCTTCCTGGCCCGCCATGAAGTCGTGGGCTGCCATGCAGCTGGACCCCTGCCGGGACCTCACAGAGTCGGCTCCCTGGGCTCACCAGGTGAGACGCCCGCAGGGCGGGGTCTATGCATCGCGCCACACCCTCCGGATTGGCCTCACCCACTTCCTGTCCCCTCTCACACAGTCTGTACTtttaatggggacagagaggTACCCCGTTACTCTCCCTGCCCATCCcagggggtgggatggaggctgCGGTTGAAATGGCACTGGTCCACCACTGCCCTCACtgctgggagaggaggaaggagtcCAGAGGCTGGCTCCCGGGGCAGCTTGGACCTAGGGGAGGCGGGCCTGAGATACAGGACGAGGCAGGAAACGGGAGCAGGACCCAGCGCCCACGGCAACCCAGCACCACGGGGCAAGGGGCAAAGGGCCGAGGACCCTGCTGGGCAAGGGCAAGGAGCAGGGCTGCCAGGGCAGGGAGGCCACCTGTCCTGGGACGGCCGAGCTGGACAGTCACCTGCCTCAGGGCAGCGGACATCCCGGGACACGGAGAGGCCAGGCCAGAGTCAGGCAGAGGCGCCGGCGGGATCCAGGGGCCTTGGGTGGATGGGGCCCAGAGAGCAGGACCCAggacagagggaggagggggctgagGCTGGAAATGCCTCCGGACGAGCTGCTCACTGTACCCACCCCCCACCGTTGCTGCCTTCCGCCCGAGGCGCCGTGCACGGCATGGCTGGAAGGATGCAGACAACGGCTTGGGGTTCAACGAAGGGGGCGCTCTGCTCCACTcgcgcccacccagccctgcCAGCAGCCCGCACTGGCCGTCCGCAGCCCCGGCATCAGGGTCCCCCAGGGTGTCTGATTCATGCTGCACCCTCCCACCTGCTCCTAACTGAAGAGACATCCCAACCCTCCCCCAGGCCtgcccttgcctggagaagatgATGTTAATGCCTTGGGCCCCTGGGAGGGGGCTCTGGAACATTTGAGCACGAGCCCTCTTCGTCTCCATCTTCTTGGCTGCATAGCCCTCCTGGAAGCCTGCCCTCTCCTGCTGCCCTGCCCACAGGTCCCGGGGGGGGTCCACAGACTCCTCTTCAGACCTAAAGCTCCTCAAAGGCATGTGCGAGAGCAGAGGCTTTACCAGCCCCAGGACTGAACCCCGTCTCCACTCACAGTCGTCCGAGCTGAGACCACCTGACCCCAGAATGCCCATGCGCTGCCCCCAAGAGGTCAGGAACTACCCTGCCCCTAAGCCTACCCCCAACTCCAACTAACGAGCTCAGTGCCCGTCCCTCTGCCCAGTGGCACCCACGATGCTCACAGGCCAGGCCAGGACGGCCCACCATTCCTATAGCACATGTCGCCAGGAGAAGCCCAAGGCAGGACAGAGTTGATGAACCAGGGTGGCCTCCCAAACTCCCTGCCGCCCTTCCAAGtgtggcccccaggctcctcctgaGCTTGGGGCTTGCAGGCCACCTGCCCCGGCCCCCAAAGTCCACGCTGACCTGAGCAGGGGAGAGCCCCAGGCGACACTCACCTCCCCAGATGCGTCTGCCAGTGCCCAGGGCAGGCATGACGCTCCCCGGAGGCCTGCAGGTGGCTTGTCGCCCAGCCGCCCCTGCACTTGCAGCAAAGTCCCTCTGCCTGATTCAGGAGATAACTGCACCGACCAGTGACGTGAGCCTCGCGCGGGAGGCTGACACAGGCCGCCCACATCTGAAACCACGAGAACAGAGCACGGCAGCTGGCCTAAGAGGGGCGAGAGGGGACCAGCACCCACCATGAACCCCACCTTCCACCCCCAGGGACGGCAAGCTGCCACACGTGGGCCTGGGGACCATCCATCGATTGGCAGGTGAACGGGGCTGCTCACTAAACTGGCGCCAGGAAGCGAAGACACAGGCCAGGCTCAGAGCAGcgcctgtctcccaggctgcccaGGGTGCAGCTCAGGCAATCCCTGAGCACCGGGGTGGGTGGAGAGGGGGTCAAACCCAACAGTACTGCAGGCTCGctcaaggaaggaaagaaaagatgggagtccccgcccccacccccagacggATGGCCCCGTGGGAAGTCGGGCACAAGTCCCTCCAGACCACGTCTACGCTCCAAAAAACGCTCGTTTAACAGCCACCTCGTTGCTCCGgctcttttcaaattcttttcagaGAAGCACATAAAAAGCTACCTCATGTCTTTACTGGTGGTAGAGACCATGGTTTAATAATCCATTAAACCATGGACAATTTCACTGTTGCCTACATCCGCTATTTCAATTTAAtggacatatatgtgtatatataatggacATACAACACTGCATTCGTTTCTGGTGTAAACATGCCATTTTAAAAGAGTAATTCCAGGCCTGGATCTCTAATCACCAGGATGAGTGccgcacaaaaaataaaaatgtgctgGGGCAACCTGTCGGGCCTATGACCTCAAAAAAGATGCTGCCAAGCGGTCCTCCGGAAATACATGGACTTATGCTCCCATCAGACATGCAAGGATGCCTGCAGTCCTCACCAAATGCATCTGACAGCAGTCTTTTAAATCTTTGCCAATCTGATAGGCAAAGACGTTTCAATGTTGTCTTAACTTGCACTTCCTTGGTTATCAGTAAagataagcatcttttcataaacTTATTGACTGTacgttcttcagttcagttcagttcagttcagttcagtcgctcagtcgtgtccaactctgcgaccccatgaatcgcagcacgctaggcctccctgtatGTTCTTAGGAGTGCCAAATAAGGCTGCACTTTAGCGTGCCCCTGTGCCTGAGTTTACGTATAAGTGTGTTTGCGTGTGTCTGTTCTGTGCATTAACCCAGCTGCGGGGAGATCTGGAGACACCAGAGCTGCAGCTCTCTGGAGTTGGAGAAACCAGGACCCACGGCAAGATGGCATCAGAGGCTCAAATCCATGACACACCTTAGGAATGACCAGGAACACGATCACACTTCcaacatttaaatgttaatcatCTTGGCCCCTTACACACTTTCATACTCACTGGTGCCATCCTTGCCCTAGTACCCTTATCAAAAGAGCTTCCTTCTCTCTCAGGCTAGAACTCACTCCCTTGAGACCAACAGACCGCACACCAGCCGCACACGACCCGCAGGACAGGATGCAGGCTAGAGACGGGAGAACATGTCACAGACACTGAGATGCGTGAAGGCCACTGCCTCTGCCCAGAAAATTTTCCGATGCCACAGCCTGGCACCCCACCACCTCCTGTAAcacgcagttcagttcagtcgctcaatcgtgtccaaccctttgtgaccccatggactgcagcacggcaggcctccctgtccatcaccaactcccgaatctcactcaaactcatgtccattgagtcggtgatgccatccaaccatctcatcctctgtcgtcccttctcctcctgccctcaatcgttcccagcttttcaaatgagtcagttcttcgcatcaggtggccaaagtattggagtttcagcttcagcatcagtccttccaatgaatatggactgatctcctttaggatggactcactgggtctccttgaagtccaagggactctcaagagtcttttccaacaccacagctcaaaagcatcacttttttggtgctcagctttctttacagtccaactctcacgtcgaTACAcgactactgagaaaaccacagctttaactggacagacgtttgttggcaaagtaatgtctctgctttttaatatgctgtctaggttggtcataatacacagagataaacagaaaagcaaaatctGCAGATGCAGGGAAAACCTCAGACACAAAGACAATACAACCAGGGCCACTAAGTATCTCCCGAAACCCAGCCCCTCGAAAGACAGGCACAGAGAATAACAAGCGCCCCTGGTCAGACGTGCCCTAAGGACGGGACACGCGGGGCTGCACACGTCCTCATACCTGACGAGGACCAGCCCGGAGGCAAGCCCGCCCCAGTAGGGAACTTGTGAGCGAACACGTTACAACAGAATGCGCAGGCGGCCCGTGgctaggactccacgctttcactgcccTGCGCCCAGGTTCGCCCTCCAGTCCGGGAACAGAGATCTCACGTGCTGCGCCTCAAGGCCatagataaattaaataaacaaagaatAAGTTTGTATATTTGCAAAtggttggggaaaaaataaagaattacatGCCACGTGGAACGACTATGAAATTCAAACGTCAGGGTCCACCTTCTGGAACGCCGCCTGTGCGCTCACAGCTCTGCAGCTGCCCTCGTGCGCTCACGGCTCAGCAGCTGCCCTCGTGTGCTCAGGGTCTGCAGCTGCCCTCGTGCGCTCAGGCTCCAGTAGCTTGCCCTCGGTGCCGCTCAGGGTCTGCAGCTGCCCTCGTGCGCTCACGGCTCAGCAGCTGCCCTCGTGCGCTCAGGGTCTGCAGCTGCCCTCGTGCgctcaggctcagcagctgccCTCGTGCGCTCAGGGTCTGCAGCTGCCCTCGTGCgctcaggctcagcagctgccCTCGGTGCGCTCAGGGTCTGGCAGCTGCCCTCGTGCGCTCAGGGCTCAGCAGCTGCCCTCGTGCGCTCACGGCTCAGCAGCTGCCCTCGTGCgctcaggctcagcagctgccCTCGTGCGCTCAGGGTCTGCAGCTGCCCTCGTGCGCTCAGGGCTCAGCAGCTGCCCTCGTGCgctcaggctcagcagctgccCTCGTGCGCTCAGGGTCAGCAGCTGCCCTCGTGCGCTCACGGCTCTGCAGCTGCCCTCGTGCGCTCAGGGTCTGCAGCTGCCCTCGTGCGCTCAGGGTCTGCAGCTGCCCTCGTGCGCTCACGGCTCAGCAGCTGCCCTCGTGCGCTCACGGCTCAGCAGCTGCCCTCGTGCGCTCAGGGCTCAGCAGCTGCCCTCGTGCGCTCACGGCTCAGCAGCTGCCCTCGTGCGCTCACGGCTCAGCAGCTGCCCTCGTGCGCTCAGGGCTCAGCAGCTGCCCTCGTGCGCTCAGGGCTCAGCAGCTGCCCTCGTGCGCTCAGGGCTCAGCAGCTGCCCTCGTGCGCTCACGGCTCAGCAGCTGCCCTCGTGCGCTCACGGCTCAGCAGCTGCCCTCGTGCGCTCACGGCTCAGCAGCGATCTTACCAGTTTCAGGGCCGCAGTGTTTCACAATGCTTCTGCTCGCTTGCTTACACTGCACACCCGCCATGCCACAGGAAGAAGACAGGGCTCCGAATGCCCTGTCTTGAAGGCACAGGGCAGCGGGAGCCACTGTGTCAGCGAGCTGGATGGCAGAGGAGAGTGTCGTGCGACGACACTGCAGCGTTCGACACCACCTGGCTAAGCACTCCTCTGGCGCGAGTCTCAACACAAAACAGAATTCCTTCACAAAAAATAACAATGAGGCAGTGGAATTAAATCTTCCAAGGACCCATCATCAACCCAGGAAGGAAAGCCGCTGAGGGTGACTTAAAGGTGTCTGATTGCAGAAGTTGAGGGAAGTGTGTCCAGAGAAGATGCATTTAAGACCATCTGTTTTTGGTCAAGAACAGCTGTTCTGAAAGCTAAGGACACTGGGAGCAACGTCACATCAATTAAAAATGAGGCAGATAATCTGACGCGCCTTTCCTCAGTTCTCAGTGGCTCCAAACATCACTGGACCCGGCCCTCTGCCGCTTCTGCAAGGAGTCGATGCCTCGACGCCAAGCGGGGAAAGGAATGAAGAACGAGCTTCTGGGCACAGACCAAGGAAACAACTAGCAACTCACGTGGGAGCACTCGCAAAGCCGAGAAAACGTGAACGCCGGAGAACGGCACCTGGAAGCTGCTGCCGAGCATCACGGCTGACTGGTGAACACAGGTGCAGCGCGAGGTTACAGTTGGCAGCCTTGTGGAGGACATGTCCACAGCCTGTAACTCGTCACTGCACTGCTTACCCGCAAACACGCTGAGGACAAtacctgtgtctctcaccaccCGCAGCTACTGACCCATCGGCAAGGTCACAGTGACCCACATCTGCCCCCCGCCCTGAACCAGGGTGAGACGCACACGTGCAACTTAACAAGAAACACTAATTCGGTTACACAAAATGGTGTGCATtcctttcatcaaggggctcgtATAACACTGCAGGGTTACATACTGAGCTTCTCTGTAAGAGCTCGCTTCCTTGTGTCTTTCTTGATTGTGACTCTTGACCCACAAAACCCAAAATACTgactctttacagaaaaagttgtgAACCCCCGAAATAGACTATTACTATCTTCGTTTTacacaggagaaaatgaaagaggttCAGCAACTGACAGGCAGGCAGGCTAATTTCAGAAGGCATGACCTTCACCGCAGACCAGGCTGCCCCCAGTAACAAGCGAAAAGAAGAACAGACCCCTGAAGAAACATAACTGATggcatcagttcatttcagttcagtcgctcagtcgtgtgcgactctttgcaaccccacgaatcgcagcacaccaggcgcccccgtccatcaccaactcccggagtttactcaaacttatgtccatcgagccggtgatgccatccagccatccgtAAGAAGACACTAAAGCAACACCCACAGGGCAAACACACATTTGCAAAAACAGTGCAAACTGTTCTGAAACAGAAACAACTGGAGACAAGGGGCTCAGGATCTGGTCAACGTGTCCTAACAGGAAAATACAAATGCGATCCATAATCAATTCAAAAAAAAGGATTCATAATTTCTCGAAatgcggacttccctggtggtccaggggttaacaatctgcctgccaatgaaggggacgtgagttcgatccctggtccaggaagaccccacgtgcctggGGCAACTGAGGCTGTGCGCCAGGGCTGCTGAGGCCGGGCTCCACCGCCCACCAGCcatgcgccctagagcccatgctccgcaacgagaagcctgcacgcagacaaaacaaatcaataaaattcaaaatttcctGAATTATACAAACTATACAAGCTCTATAAGACAACaattttcaaaaaagtaaaactctgGGATtgtcctggtggcccagtgcttaagactccacactctcaatgtAGGGGGACAGGtgcagtccctggctggggaactaagattctgcatgctacaGAGCAGgacaaaaaagtaataaaaagttggaaaaaagcAAGAATCTGTATAAAAGTCTTAAATTTAAGTCCCATTATTTCGTAAGTGAAACTTCATTATTAGGCGATTTGGCGCAGGGAACCATATTCGAAATCCTGTAATAAATCATCATGGAAAAGCatacaaaaaagaatatgtaCACACATTATGAATACATATacacttgtgtgtatgtgtgtctatatatgtgcatgtaactgaatcactacaCTGTACACCAAACACTACTATCACATTGTGAGTCAACTAtaaagtcaaagttgctcagtcgtgtcttgacgcactgcgagcccatggaccacacagtccatagaattctctaaaCCAGATACTCaagtgggtaactgttcccttctccaggggatcttcccaacccaggaattgaacccaggtctcccgcattgcaggcagattctttaccagctgagccacaagggaagtaaaCTATAATTCaacaaaatagagagagagatttgGAAGCAATTAAATTTGAGGCCCTGAGCAAGAAACAAATCATCAATAACCAGAATCCTGCTCCTGTGGGCCTGGAGTGTCCTTTTTCTCTTTAGAGTAGAAAGATGGATAtagaaagtattaaaaaacaTACAATCTACTAAATGTACTGCAATTCcaggaaacaaaaatacaaataataattaaatagaaATCCATGTTATTAGCAATTCCGTAACCAGTTTGGCCCTAAATACGGCAGTCGGTTTTGGGATTTATGGTTTGATGTCTACTTCTTAAGGCATTTAAAACACTGACAAGGTGATAACAAGACTGTTAACTTTAATTAAATATTCAggataaattttaattaaataagtttGCAATTAACAGTTAAATACTG carries:
- the IL9R gene encoding interleukin-9 receptor, with amino-acid sequence MREWVVACLTRPPHSAASGGRCSQHSPSAQPLPGWTLQSEVLMREAGTCFLLCACVCAWLGLGVPVLGDRGGPGPGAFTCHNNNILRIECRWPGPAPGQGAGSWLLFTSNVVPGSKHKCVFWADVCTVELPPEEVLVPADNFTITFHRHISGKEQVSLVDPQYLPRRHVKLDPPSDLQSNVSSEHCVLTWSVNPALEPLAMLLSYELAFKRQEEAWEWARHKDHIVGVTWLKLEAAELDSGSAYEARLRVQMAALEGEVAEEERYEGVWSDWSQPACFAAPRRRGRLVPALGQSSSTLVAVCLFLLLSSLIYLLFKLSPRMKTALYQDVPSPGPFFQPLYSVHNGDFQTWIGARGASPQAGWDHAGPPRGALLEAHVREAVALLHCDPADAWPSAGLEEEGGPGPGLPAGVLPAGRVEWGEPSPAYLPQEDWAPAGCPQPVPPQCEGSSGDYCALDCSAGS